The genomic interval ttATCAAAGCATATGATATTCTTTAGTTGAATTTTTCTATTATATCTTTAAAACTAGAGACTTCTTGGTTTGGAAGATAGTACCTGGATTTGATATTTGGATTAACAATTTTTGCACTGATTTCTAGATAAAAGCAATGTAGAACACGTAGTTAACCTGCTAATTAGGTAAATGTAGATTCTCAAGAACTAGGATTATCCTGCAAACAAAGCTATATAcagtaataaaaataaataaaattaagacTATAAATTAATTCACGGGTGTTTTGTTTAGTATCATCATTAATTTCGAGAATGTTAAGAATTCTTTAACTAATCAAAATGCACATGCTTATAACATTATATTAAACATCATAGTACTTCTAGTTGATGTTTAataagaacaacaacaacaacaattacaacaacaaaagaaaaatcttcAAAAGCAAGCAACTGACTGACttgtctctctctctttcacatTTCATGTTACTGTTACTGATAAGAGTACGAacatcttataatattttatctcCAAAATATTGTCTGCCAATTTGCATAAAACCCCTTTTCCCTGTATAACTCATTTTGgactatattatataaattctatttgaCTTTTATTCAATTTGTTTTCTATTGCTTCTTCTTTCAGTTTAAGATTTCATTATCCCTTCCCTTCAGCTAAAAatactttctttctttcttttttctcaaCTAACAACACAATTGTGTTACTTCTTCCAAATCTTGATAAGGAAAAAGTTTTATAGTCAGTCAAGAATGGCATCTACCAAgaagttttcttcttcttcttcttcttcttcttcttgttcatCGAATTGGACAGCTGAGAAGAACAAGTTGTTTGAAAATGCTCTGGCAATTTATGATAGGGAAACACCTGATCGTTGGAATAAGATAGCTAAGATTGTTGGAGGGACAACTGAAGAGGAAGTAAAGAGACAATATGAGATCC from Cannabis sativa cultivar Pink pepper isolate KNU-18-1 chromosome 4, ASM2916894v1, whole genome shotgun sequence carries:
- the LOC115714472 gene encoding protein RADIALIS-like 4 yields the protein MASTKKFSSSSSSSSSCSSNWTAEKNKLFENALAIYDRETPDRWNKIAKIVGGTTEEEVKRQYEILKEDINRIESGKFPIPQYRKCRRSSNISNEEQRLKNLKL